Genomic segment of Bacteroides stercoris ATCC 43183:
CCTTACCGGAAGCAAGCGAAGCCTGCAAATTCATACCGAAACCCAGACCTACCACAGAATACTGCAACAAATATTTGGATATTTTCTTATTAAACTTAGGATGTGCCTGTCCGCATAACAAAGCAAACGACAGACCAAGAAATAAAGCTACCGGAGGGGTAACCCATGCGGAATAAGCGTGCATTCCCGGAATATAATCAAGAAACAAGAAAAAAGAAAGAATGACAAGAAGTGAAACGTAAATAATTTTGTTGTTGTTTTGCAGAAAAGACATATTGATGCTTTTCGCCAATGTTCGAGTTGAAGCCATACTTTTTTATTTTTATTAATTTGTTTTCGACCGCAAAGGTAGGCTTCTTTTCTCAATCATGCCAATTGTTTCTGCTTATGTGCTATAACTTATGGTTATTGTGCATGGCAAATTGCATGAATACTTGCGCCAAACCGCTTTCTTGCCCCTGAGGCTGTGCAAAACTAAAATCGCGTAACATAGGCATTCCCTTAATCTCAACGACACGCAACTGTCCAGAATACAATTCGCGCGTAATGGAACGAACGGAAACAATGCCCAGACAATCGGTATGTTCCAAAAACAATTTGATACTTTCCGTGCTTCCCAAATACATCAAAACCTGTAAAGAGGATAACTTTATATTATGTTGCTGCAAGGCACGCTCAAAAACATCCAATGTCCCCGAACCTCTTTCGCGAAGCACCAAAGGCAAATGGAACAATTCATCAGGAGTTATCTCCTCTCCCACAGCCAATTTACTGCCTGTACGCACCACTGCCACCAACTCATCTTCCAAAAAAGTAGTATATCTAATATTAGGCAACCTGAATACTCCTTCGACAAAGCCCAAATCAATGCGATGTTCCTGCAAAGCGGCCTCTATCTCTCTGGAATTACCATTCAACAATGACAGGCTGACTTGTGGAAACTTACCGATAAAGCTGGCAAGCAAAGGAGGTAACACATATTGGGCAATGGTAGTGCTGGCCCCCAGCTTCAAACCGCCTGTATATTCATTATGCAACAAGTGCATTTCGTACTCTAACCGTTTATAGTCTTCCAAAATCCGCTCGCAATGTTCCAAGAGCAAATTGCCCGACTCCGTCAACGAAATTCTGCTACCCTGCCGGTCGAACAAACGTGTCTGATAAGCAGCTTCCAACTCTTGTATATGTTTGGTAATAGCAGGCTGGCTGACAAACAATTCTTGCGAAGCCTTCGTAAAACTCAGATTCTTCGCAACAGACCGGAATACCTTTAAACGAAAATCGCTCACAACACAATGAATTAAATTGATTAATTATTCTGCAAATCTTCACTCCTGATACCCAACACTGACATCAGCGGATACCCCAGCATCTCCCAACGGCATACAGCCGGAGCGGCAGGCTCCTCCATACGGAAATAAACAATGTCTTTTGCCTCTTCTTTATGTCCGGCATTTTCCAATGCGCACTCCCTCAAAACGTTCTCAACCTCTTTACCATACTCCTCATTAAAAGGAACAACAATCAGCTTCTTCACTTCGGCGGTATTCAATACTATCTGCAACAAATCAAGATACAAGTCTCCACGAGACACAAAACCCTCTGAAGGCACAGCCATAAAACTGAATTCACCCAAAGAAGCCTTAAACGCTACTCCATCCAATTCGTTCTTCAAATCGGATGGCAGGCAGTGCTCCAGCTTTCCGGACTGCTTATCATATACGAGAAGTACCTGTACATCATTGTCACTCCCTTTCAACCCGGCATCCATAGCCAGATACATGGTAAAAAGTGCCAGATCCACTGTTTGTAAAGAACGTCCCAGCAACGGTTCAAAATACTTCCTCAAATCGTTTATAACAAAATTCAGGTAGGCAACATCAATCACCATTACCGTTTCGGAAAGTTTTATTTGGGTATTTTCCATATTACTCATTTATTTATTGAGGGAGTAAAGATACAAAAAGTTTTGTAGATAAAAGGTATTTGTCGCAAATCAGCCAATTTGACATTCATTTTCTTCTATTAACTGAAATTTTGTCTCATTTTTGCTGCTGGCAAATCTTTTGCGCTTTTTAAAGTGTTATGAAGCTGATAAAAATAGAAAGGAGAACTAAATATGAACTTTAACCAATTTACTATCAAAGCTCAAGAAGCCGTACAAGAAGCCGTGAACTTGACGCAAGCACGGGGGCAGCAAGCCATCGAACCTGTACACTTACTTCAAAGCGTGATGAAAGTGGGCGAAAACGTTACCAATTTCATTTTCCAGAAGTTAGGCATGAACGGGCAGCAAATCGCACTCGTACTTGATAAGCAGATTGACTCCCTGCCCAAAGTATCGGGTGGAGAACCCTACCTGAGTCGTGAGACTAATGAAATTTTTCAGAAGGCAACCCAATATTCCAAAGAAATGGGCGATGAGTTCGTTTCACTGGAACCGATGTTGCTCGCTTTGCTCACTGTAAAAAGTACCGCTTCCACCATCCTGAAAGATGCCGGAATGACGGAGAAAGACTTGCGCAATGCAATCAATGAATTACGGAAAGGCGAAAAGGTTACTTCGCAATCCAGCGAGGACACTTATCAGTCATTGGAAA
This window contains:
- a CDS encoding DUF6621 family protein, coding for MENTQIKLSETVMVIDVAYLNFVINDLRKYFEPLLGRSLQTVDLALFTMYLAMDAGLKGSDNDVQVLLVYDKQSGKLEHCLPSDLKNELDGVAFKASLGEFSFMAVPSEGFVSRGDLYLDLLQIVLNTAEVKKLIVVPFNEEYGKEVENVLRECALENAGHKEEAKDIVYFRMEEPAAPAVCRWEMLGYPLMSVLGIRSEDLQNN
- a CDS encoding LysR family transcriptional regulator, which translates into the protein MSDFRLKVFRSVAKNLSFTKASQELFVSQPAITKHIQELEAAYQTRLFDRQGSRISLTESGNLLLEHCERILEDYKRLEYEMHLLHNEYTGGLKLGASTTIAQYVLPPLLASFIGKFPQVSLSLLNGNSREIEAALQEHRIDLGFVEGVFRLPNIRYTTFLEDELVAVVRTGSKLAVGEEITPDELFHLPLVLRERGSGTLDVFERALQQHNIKLSSLQVLMYLGSTESIKLFLEHTDCLGIVSVRSITRELYSGQLRVVEIKGMPMLRDFSFAQPQGQESGLAQVFMQFAMHNNHKL